AGTCAGGGAAGACAAATCTAACATACGTCTAACCGCTCTGACCCCAAGGTCATGGTCGATCGAGGTATATAATGATGTCACATCAAAGGATGCCAAAATTATAGGATGTGTGTCAACAAGGTCAACATTCTCCAATTTACATAGAAAATCAGTGGTATCCTGAATATACGATTCGGCCCCACATGCATAATTCAGTAAAAGTTTATCCCAAAAAATGGAGATGTTGCTGAAAATAGACTCAGAGCCCGATACAATTGGACGACCTGGGGGGGTCGATCAGAGATTTGTGTACTTTTGGGAGCACATATAATACCAGTGTAACCGGATGATTAACAGTACAGAATTCAACTAGATCATTGTCAATGATGCCAGCCAGAACCGCATTGGTTAAACATTTGTTGATTAATCTAGcaacatagtagtaacatagcaATATCAAATTTGGGATCGGTCTGAAGTGCTAGATAAACCTCAGTGTCATCAAGTTGTCGTCTGATCTCCGCAATATATTTGGAGTTTACAGTCCCAAATTGATAAAATCCAAGACATGGATAGATGAGATACACTGAAGAGAAAGGAGACAAAAGGTCCCCACAATAGGGTTCCTTTCTTTTACACGATAAACTGAACACAGTCTTGAGATTAATCGTCTTATTAGGAAATATTGGGGCATTTTGGGAGGCTGTCTGAATCAAATTCCTGAATTCAGATCTCCCCCTCTATTCTCCTATCGGAGATCCTGGAACCTGCGGGATCAGCTGGTGAGAGCGGACATTGGTCCTGGTCCTGGATTAGTACAGAGTACATTGACACAGCGGAGCATGGGATGCTTCCCATGTCTCAGCTGTGTCAATTGCAAACATATCTGCAAGGGCAAGACTTTTATACATCCGGTGACGTATGTGAGGTACCCTATCTCTTTTTACCTCACATGCAATTCTAACTTTATGATTTATGTTTTGAGTTGCCCCTGCAGATTGTTATATGTGGGAGACATCCACTGATCTCAAAACCCGTTTAAACAATCACCGATCCACTATTAGGAAAAAACGCCAGGATCTACCCATTCCCAGACATTTTGTAGAGAAGAACCATTCTGAGAAACAATTAAAATGTTGGATTATTGATCATTGATCCCCTGCTTAGACGTGGAGGTAATAGAATCTTGCTACTAAAAAAGAAGGAATTGCTTTGGATACATACGCTTAACACCTTGAGACCTAATGGTCTGAACGTAGACTATAATTTAGGGGTATATTCGTAAGAGGTGGTTTGCCCCGTAATGTCAGTTTGCATTTTCTGTTCTGCTTTAGTCCTGTAGTGGGTGATGGTAGTTAGACATAAGTGATCATATAAGAACTTACTCATGATCCTATTCGCTCTCTTTTTCATAGATTTCTTGATATAAGAAGAGGAACAATATGGAGAAGATGCTAGCATACTATATGGATAAACATTGTTATCCCATGCCTGTCCAGCATTATCTTATTATGGTTTATTTGTGCTTTGGCCCAGGTTGAACCTCGACAGATATCTTCACAAGTAGTAGAATATATCCCATGGTTGTCAGGAGAACCCTGTCTTTGGCGGTGTCAGGAGGCGTGTATGGGGCGGCGCTTGAATGCACGATTGACACGGTAGTGCCGATCGGGCTCATATtccatgcccagcattaggatatTGTacccccttgaacaggggtgtccATTTCCTTTTTTGCTTCCTGCGAGCCGTTTACTATAAGAATAATGCAACTTTGGGTTACCTTGCCAGCATCCAACATGGCGCTTCTGGACATGGGTTCATGTGAGCATGCACGTTGGAATGCTGACAGGGACTTCCGGTCTCGCTGCGTCCGAGTGGGTAGGTGATGTGCGGGACATCTACCTCGGGCacggtgtgacgtcacactgttGAGACTCAACCTGGCGCCTGCGCACTCCTCAGGGATAGACGCCAAGTTTGGCCATTGACTGCATGTGGATGTACGTTGGTTCCATGTGGTATGTTACCGATCTTGTCCTTTGCCCCTCCTGTTTTTAATCTAATGTAATTATGCTAATGTACAGCAGCCGATCTATATTGGTGCCACTTATTGGATTTATGTATTGGttgcactgtattattattaattttttgtaATTTATGTATAATCATGCATTGTACCATTGTTGCCATATATTGTATCACGTTATATATCACATTATATCcactatttatttatattttacacattttttattgtaatgatcaTATTGATTGATTGCTCCACCCCCTAATCATGTATGTCTATTTATACCTTGTGTTACACCTATGTTTGATggttgagaaaggctctgtgttttgagccgaaacgtctctttactgtgccactgtggcctAATAAACCACAACTTTTTCTACTGGAAGTGCTGtctataattattcatacccctgccaAATTTttacttagttacttttattcaaccagcaagtaattttttgatgggaaatgacacaggtgtctcccaaaagataatgagatgatgtacaagaggcattattgtggaaaaaaaaaaaattctcagcttttatttacatttgagcaaaaaatacaagatgttctgcactgtggaaaatctcagaggacgtggtcggaagccaaaagtgacacctgtgttggccaggaggatagttagagaagtgaaaaagaatccatggatcaccaccaaggccatcctggtgaatctgggctctgctggtggcaatgtctcaaggcagacaatccaacggacactgcacaatgcagaccaaggaggacgccacttctccagataaggcgcacaaaagctcgcttggcctttgcaaaagctcatctggacaaagaagatgacttctggtcttctgtgttaatgTCAAATGAAACAAAATttttattgtttggtcacaatgatgtttccttcatttggcgtaaaaaaggagaagccttcaacccaaagaacaccatccccactgtcaaacatggtggtgggaacctaatgctttaggggtgtttttcagccaatggaccagggaacctaatcacagtaaacggcaccatgaaaaaagagcaatacatgaggattctcaacgacagcatcaggcagtctgcagagaaacgtggccttgggcaccagtggacatttcagcatgacaatgacccaaaacacacagcaaaagtggtgaagaaatggttagcagacaacaacattaacgttttggagaggccgagccagagtccagacttgaatccaagtgagaatctgtggagggagctaaagatcagggtgatggcaagaagaccctccaacctgaaagatttggagctcattgctaaagatgaatgggcaaaaatacctgtggagacatgcaaaaaactGGTCTGCaaatataggaagcgtttgattgctgtaatagccaataaaggcttttctattgattattgagaagggtatgaataattttggattggacactttttgcttaaatgtaaataaaagctgagaaatgttttttttcccacaataatgcctcttgtacatcgtcttattatcttttgggagacaccgatgtcatttcccgtcataaaattacttgctggttgaataaatatctttaagtcaaaatttgacaGGGGTATGAACGCTGCAGGGTTCCAACATGGGGTTAATtgccaaaaacaccccaaaaaataggaaaaaaaactagtaataaaagaagaaaaatagaaCCCGCGCTGACTTGTTTAGtagctactatatatatatatatatatatatatatatatatatatatatatatatatattccaacaccccccccccccccccccccccccccccccccccctcctccagtttAGGAGGAAAAAGGTGCATCTTATAgaccgaaaaatacggtagtttatGGTGTTGTGCCAAATTTCATATACACttaatgaaatgctccaatgtttATAAGTATCCATTTGGCATACACTTTTGACTTTATATGCTTTCACTTGTTTAACATGCCACTAACATCCTGATGTTTTTCTTCTTAGGTAATGAATGATATTATTGCAGTTGCACCTACGCAGTCAAGTCCTTCAAGTTATATTGGAACAGTATTAAGCTGTTGTCAAGGTGTCCTCTCCACTCCATGTTTTGGAATGCTCTACAGAGCCAAATGTGAACTGTTGGTAGAACTTTTAAGTAAGCTATGCTTATTAGCTTGTCACTGTGTGCATTCACAGCATGCCATCATGCATcaagttttaaatgtatttaataAAGCTCTTAAACGGTATACAGTTCTACAGAGGCAGCAGAACAACAGCAGCAGACTTTTCACACATGTGCTCACACAACTTTTTGAACCATTTTTGATTTTACAGAATGCCTTTAATATCCATGTCTTTGATAAGGATGCTAACCATGGAATCCACCAACTCATCAAAGACATTGGGAGTAATATGGAGATTGTTCTTCATACTGGCCTTTTCCAGGCTGAActgtttagtttttacaaagAAGAGCTCGTTCCTCAGTTGGAGAAATCGGAGAAGAAAAAGGGGTCATTCAAAGATTTCATGACTCCGGTTTGGTCTATGTTGGCAAAACTGGAGAAAATAGAATTTTGTGAGAAAAATATGCAGCTTTCCTTTTTGTCTAATTCTGTTTCCCTTCTATATAAACTGTTTTTAGACTCTTACTGCAGAGAAGGAAATGAAATAATTTGCTTTCAAATGCTTGTCAAATTGTTCAGATGCCTTTGTGCACCTTTTGGAGAAAAGCAGGATGACGTAAGAGAATCTTTTCCAGCATGGCCAGGTGGGATAACCGCACTAGAAAGCATGCTAAACCTTGTTCTTAgtcataatatatataatattgcaGAGGATAACATAGGAGGAAAGGGTAGTCAGTACAAGTTCTACCGAAGTTTAACAGAAATACTAGTGAGTAATACTAGCAAACCCTCACCACCTTGGTTCAAGTGCTTGCAAACTTTGAACTTGTTAAATCATCGCATTTTGGAGCCAGACCTTGCTGACATAATACATGCATGCTTTGATGCAGATATATCTGATATACATGTCAGGAAAGCACAGGAAACCTTTGTTATTAGCCTTCTGAAGACATATGCTAAACTTCGACAGGTTCCAAAACTGTTTGCAAAAATACTTGCAGTCATCTGTCAGCTATCAACAGAAAAATTAAAGAACCCAATTCTACTGTCAGGATTGACCAAAGTGCTTGTAGAGTTTCTTGTGCAACTTCCACCTAATCAGATGTTGGATATGTGGGCTATGATTTTGGAAAACTGTCAGCTTCACCATATTGAAGATGATCAAAGTCTTAGCTTACAACTGGAACACCTTTGTTCGCTCTTGCATTGCTTAATGATGAACATGAAGAGCTTAGACAGTAATACTCCAGTGCTGGTTATCCACCGATTTCAGGATCTAATGAAACAAATAACTGAAGAGTTGATATTGCCTTCCCTAACCATTTTGAAGAAATGTGATGTGGAAGCAGATGATACATTGTGGCTTGAAAAGCTATGTGAAGTTGTCCTTATGCTTCTTTATACATGGATAGAAGTCGATACTGTGTCTGCATTAAATTGTGACAAATATATCTCACAAATGTGTAAACTGGTTCTTCCCTTGGACTTTCCTTTGGAGTTTTGgaacttttccatattttttgaAGATAAGGAATGTTGGCATAAGATTCATAGGCTTTGTAAGCAATCCAGTCTAATCGGCTTGTTCTACTCTGGACTTCTATCCATTCAGAAAATAAAGCTTATCCTTTTGCACATGCATATGCCAACTGAATATGAAATTCTCACTCTTCAAGCATCTGCATCTTTTTTTGTTGATTCTAGCATAATTCTCATGAACCCCAAAGGCCAAGAACCAGTTACTGGCAATGTTATTGCAGTTCCTAATGCAGTTAATGTGAATTGCCTTCCTGTTACTCAGTGGcacttttttgtttcaaatattgtGATTCTTCTTCCATATATATCCCTCACTGATATGTACAATATTGCTGACTTTCTCTTGGAAACCCACCTGTCTGCTAAGAACCAAAGCAAGCAAGTTGACGGTGATGTTTTAATTGCTTTTAAAGAGGTTTCAAAAAGTTTACTCCAGGGTGATTCTTTTTCAGAAATGGGCATCTTGCAGTGCATTTTTATAACCAGCATCTTAAAAAAAGGCGCCATGCTGGTTAGAGAGCAAACTGGAATACATGAAATATTATCTCTTCTTTCCTTGAAAGACACAGATTGGCATGAGTATACCTTTTCTGTGTATAACAAAGGAAACACAATTGTTAATCCAAGAGTGATTGACAGTTGTGAAGATCCAGTGTTTGTGACCAATATGAAGAATGTTCTGCAACTTATTTCCTCTGTACCAAAGATGAATGAATGTGTCAGTTTTACTGACACAGACTTAATAATGAAGCTGATAGAGTTAATTTGTGTTTTAAAACCTGACAGCCTGTCACCTCCAGACCTATGTCGATGTTTTCTCTTCTTATTATCTTTAGCTAATTCAAGCTCTTTGAAGAGCCTCCATGTTACAAGTGAGTGCTATAAAGGTTTAACATCTCTGCTTAGTAGTACTCATGCAAATTATTTATTTAAGATTGCATATGCTAGTGATTTTCTAAAAGTTGTGTTAACCTGCATCCAGTCAGCTAATTGGACGGTTACTGAAACCAATGAACCCTACTGGCAAAACTTTCTTGACATTATGAATTccttttttgacacatttttatCTCTGGTGATCAAACGAAAACAAAGTATTCTTATTAATCTAGAAACATTCACAGCCTTTTTGCTTCATTCTGTTTCCAACATGGAAAAAACATTCTGGAGTACTCTTATGGGTCAGTTGCATATTGTGATACTGAAAAACTTGTGTCATCATTTTATACTTACTATCCAGGAACAAAGTGCTAACGAAGAACATACTGAACGTTTAAGTTCTCTATTGAAACAAATTGCTGGAAAGCTGAAGACTGTTATTCAGCAATGCTTAGAGCTCTCTGCCGCTAGTCCACTTTTACCCTTCATCCTAGTAACGTCTACGACTACTCTTCTTCAAGCAGAACTTGCTGATGGCAACCTTCATAATTCTGAACTATACAGACTGTTTTGCTCACAGATTCTGAAGGAGCTTTGTTATGCAAAGGAACAAAATGCATTTTTGAAGTCTGCACTGCATTATTTGACTGTATGTATTCCAGTGAAAGAGGTTTATCCTAAACCAGAAGGTCTGGCCATCTCTGTATTTACTGCAGTGGGAAATCTCCTTGCTAGTAAGTATCGAACATGGGTGTAGAAGTATGTTAAATGTATAATTTTGCTGGTTGCCTGCAACACTGTTTAGTTAATCTATGTTTTTGAaacacatcttaggctactttcacaattttctagtttccgttttgtccccattcattgtcaatggggacaaaacgtaactgaacagaacgctttttggttgtgttcccataccggagagcaaactgcagcatgctgcggtgttCTTTACATCATGGGTTGcagagcaagactgatccgtcatgacccacaatgcaagtcaatggggactgatctgtTTAACtccgacacaatagaaaacgatccgtcctttcaatggagttcatgacggatccgtcttggctatgttaaagataataaaaccagatccgttcataacagatgcatatggttgtattatcagtaactgaagcgtttttgccgagccttgccggatccagcaaaaatgttagtgtgaaagtagccttagggtactttcacacttgcgtcgctggattccggcaggcagttccgtcaccagacggataccatttgtagacggatccggatgctaaTGAAGCCCTTGCTgctatggtaagctccctgcttagCACAGGGCAGCAtttagagtgtgaggtcctattcaccctaatagagctctattagggtgaataggacaagggatgaaaagatcccaggttctagccactaaaggggctaatagttagtaaataaaaagtaaaaaaacaacaacacaaagtttaaagggagtctttcactgaatatgaccattacagaccactcagatcaggttctccattactttccccagattactatggtacctttcatattgcagtccatcgccgatttgctcccaaaaatacttttataccatatggtaattaggttctgaatgtgcccaggggcggcgttcatgcggccggtACCCAGGCCCCTGGGCGCTTTGCTTACCAAACCTCTTCTCTTTCACCCCTGTGGCCCGCCCTTGTTTAATTTGATTGCCTCATCCTCTCTGTCTGAAATCCTGCGTCCTCGCCGCTCCACACATTCCCGGCGCGTGCGCACTGCA
The sequence above is a segment of the Bufo bufo chromosome 4, aBufBuf1.1, whole genome shotgun sequence genome. Coding sequences within it:
- the URB2 gene encoding unhealthy ribosome biogenesis protein 2 homolog; amino-acid sequence: MAGIYSGIHLKMKGSKISWGHKLKLAHFAWISHQCLIPNKEQFLLDWVSQALVGFHTKKQSLEEDVEQKLWIFLDKILHSSRLQSFMEEGKSLKLRFAIAQVMNDIIAVAPTQSSPSSYIGTVLSCCQGVLSTPCFGMLYRAKCELLVELLSKLCLLACHCVHSQHAIMHQVLNVFNKALKRYTVLQRQQNNSSRLFTHVLTQLFEPFLILQNAFNIHVFDKDANHGIHQLIKDIGSNMEIVLHTGLFQAELFSFYKEELVPQLEKSEKKKGSFKDFMTPVWSMLAKLEKIEFCEKNMQLSFLSNSVSLLYKLFLDSYCREGNEIICFQMLVKLFRCLCAPFGEKQDDVRESFPAWPGGITALESMLNLVLSHNIYNIAEDNIGGKGSQYKFYRSLTEILVSNTSKPSPPWFKCLQTLNLLNHRILEPDLADIIHACFDADISDIHVRKAQETFVISLLKTYAKLRQVPKLFAKILAVICQLSTEKLKNPILLSGLTKVLVEFLVQLPPNQMLDMWAMILENCQLHHIEDDQSLSLQLEHLCSLLHCLMMNMKSLDSNTPVLVIHRFQDLMKQITEELILPSLTILKKCDVEADDTLWLEKLCEVVLMLLYTWIEVDTVSALNCDKYISQMCKLVLPLDFPLEFWNFSIFFEDKECWHKIHRLCKQSSLIGLFYSGLLSIQKIKLILLHMHMPTEYEILTLQASASFFVDSSIILMNPKGQEPVTGNVIAVPNAVNVNCLPVTQWHFFVSNIVILLPYISLTDMYNIADFLLETHLSAKNQSKQVDGDVLIAFKEVSKSLLQGDSFSEMGILQCIFITSILKKGAMLVREQTGIHEILSLLSLKDTDWHEYTFSVYNKGNTIVNPRVIDSCEDPVFVTNMKNVLQLISSVPKMNECVSFTDTDLIMKLIELICVLKPDSLSPPDLCRCFLFLLSLANSSSLKSLHVTSECYKGLTSLLSSTHANYLFKIAYASDFLKVVLTCIQSANWTVTETNEPYWQNFLDIMNSFFDTFLSLVIKRKQSILINLETFTAFLLHSVSNMEKTFWSTLMGQLHIVILKNLCHHFILTIQEQSANEEHTERLSSLLKQIAGKLKTVIQQCLELSAASPLLPFILVTSTTTLLQAELADGNLHNSELYRLFCSQILKELCYAKEQNAFLKSALHYLTVCIPVKEVYPKPEGLAISVFTAVGNLLASPWFNSQILQNAEVELQHLLNGVTENCTCEEFHTLLTFVFNKLEVCNLWRKRYKVLFAGITMTRLLLKCSLEEDKRTLFWSAASQIIASLVALSIEACKEHTLISTVVVPVLHTMALFLRRGEHFLINPHHVTLSLSTLLTVPLENVKTEDFYTVFLAIHEVLFSVLQCHPKVMLKSVPTFLSCFHRLVASVLHEGQQKGDKGIINIQKCAKLVERNYTFIAAKTEEFTVFSTFIVSQYIHELQKVTLQPEVKKYLTEGIFHILDICIDRDIKFLNTSFQIGAREMFKEIYCEYSSHYRTRNQKEEKYTV